The genomic DNA ataaattttttgaaatttatgctATAGAACTGGTAAATTTGGGGTCAAATGTGTTGATTGTCATCCTATTGTTGCCCGTAATTTGGAAAATGTAGAATCTAAACttctaacttgattttttatttttctttttcctgtttTATGGTTAGCAGTACATGTAATTTTTGTAATGCTGCATGTTGGTGTGTGGCATTTTAGAAATCTGTTGTCACACCTgaagattttgataaaatttttaaatttatgacctTTTACTGGCAAATTGGAGCTAAATTTGTGGATGTTGAGCCTATTGTTTTTTGTAATCTGCAATCTAGTTTTTCATCATCTCTTGTTGAActtttttattgtctaattcATGGTGAATTGAAATTGTGAATAATGCTTTAGGTGGTGATACTGTTGAGAGTTTCAAATATGTTCATGACAATGCATAAGGCTGTATCATGTAGTATGTGCATCGAATGGGATATTGAGTGTCCTGTTTTCAAGATATTAATGGCTGTTTTCTTTATCTACTGTGATCTGAAGTTTTAATCTTTGGTGTTCTCAGGAAGCCTTGTTCAGGGTATAAATTGAAGGAAATAAATGGCAGTGGCATATTTGCAGCCAATGGCGAAAATGGTGGATCAGAATCTGATTCTGCTAATCATAATAAAACAGGGGTGCACATTTATCAGGTATGTATTTAATCTCTCCATATGCTTAGACATGAGAAGTGTTCATGAGcccaatttatttatttgcttttgaTGGTTGAATTTCAGCAAGCATTGAATGGAATCAGCCAGATCTCATTCAGTGTTGAAGAGACTGTTACCCCAAAGAAGCCTACCTCTATGCCTGAGGTAGCAAAGCAGCGTGAGTTAAGTGGGACATTGCAATCCGAGGCAGActtgaagaataaaaaacagatatcaGAGGCAAAGTTCAAAGAGATTAGTGGTCATGATACATTCAGCCCTGCTCCTGAGATTCAGCCCAGATCATTGGCTGCTGCACGCTCCTTGGAATCCAAAGAAAATAAAGGCATGGGGGAACCTGCGCCTAGGAATGTGCACACTTCTGTTAAAGTTTCCAATGTGAGCATACTTCTCCAGTGCCCAATGATCTTTCCCCTGTATTTATCTGGTTACTTTAATCTCTCTTTCATGTTAATGATTCTAATTTGCCTGGGTAGTTTATAATAGACTCACCAGCAATGAGTTTGTTTTATATACCACTTTTATAGGTAGCATTGTGATAGTTGAATCtatcatgattaaattttaaaggccTATAGAATCAAGATGTAGCCCAGTTCCTGGTGCATGTGGAAGACTGAGGAGGATCCAACAATTGTGAATTGTTATTATAGATTCATCTGGTTAGCTTTTCAACTTTACCATCAGTGGTAATTAATGTAACTCGTAATGAACAGtagctttattttttatagcCTGCTGGAGGTCAGAGTAATATCCTGTTCAGTGAAGAACCTGTAATCCAGACCACCAAGAAAATACACAACCAGAAGTTCCAAGAGTTGACAGGCACTGATATCTTCAAGCGAGATGTACCACCAGGATCTGCTGAAAAGCCTCTAAGCACAGCTAAGCTGAGAGAGATGAGCGGCAGTAACATATTCGCTGATGGAAAGGTAGAGTCCAGAGACTATTTTGGTGGTGTCTGCAAGCCCCCTGGTGGCGAAAGCAGCATTTCCTTGGTTTGATTTACAACCAACTTTGTTGTTGTGTCACTTAACTATCAGTAAATGTAGGCTTCTATGTATCCCAGTGTAGTCACTATGTTTTGACCCGTGAATGGCCAATGCCTGATGAAGATCATGGGCATAAGAAATCTATCTGAGTAGCTATATTGTGGCGTGTGCAATACCCATTGAATGGCCTGCAATGCTTAATGATCATCATCAGCATAGGGTATCCATTTGAGTACGTGTATCTGGTTTATGCACTACTTTTTAGTTCTTAACTTTTAGATCAGAGCCAGTGGGGAGTTGTctaatttagttatttaaaCTTTGCTCTCTTTCTGGGCagttttattatgtttgttCATTTTACTCCCATTTtctcaaataataaaaagactCCCACCATTATCATCTGCTTGATGACTTTGAATTGATACACGATGAAAATTAGTGATAGCATATAGccttgaaaatgaaatgaagaacATGAATGATTAAACAAGTTGttcttatctttatttataaaaaaaaatatagataaattttttctaAGCTCTTTAAATggtaatgtgtatatatatctttgttaaAGAATGAGTGAGATTTCATTAAAACCCAGATTGAAAGCATTTTAGACTTTGTGGTCTGATGAATTCTGACTATTTCTATACTCTACTGTTTTTCGTTACAGTAACTTAAAAAGATGACTATATTGAggaatttttcataattataatgCTAATTTGAAACTTTCATAACCATGGCAATGACTAATCTACAAAAAAAGTCCTATTATTCCATTATTTCAGAAAACACCCACACGTTCCAACTTACAGCTCTCAGAAAACTGGTAAAGCAGAGTCATACGAGTACAATCAGCCAAGCATACAAGCAAAAGATAGTGCACGGCTAGTAGCACAGACTATAAGCTACTGCTTAAGCATCTCCATGTCCAATCAAAGCAAGAAGAATTTTCTCATAGTCCCCAGAAGTGTCACCAACAATTGCTTTCTCCAGTGTGACACTGTTCCTCTTATGATATTCCTCCTTAATGCGTTGCATGTCCACCTCTGCACGAGTTGTTACTACTCTTGTTAGAGCCCATTCATCCGTTCCCAACTTGTTGATGGCACGGCGCAAAACCTTCTCAAAGTACTTTTCTGGGCAAGTTAAGCACTTGATTGTGGCTCTCAGTAGTTTGAGGAACTCATCATTGGGATCAGCCTTCAAATTCTGTAAATAAGAACCCATTTTAGAATGGCAGGGAACTGAATATGGCATATATTAGCTACAGAACATTTCAATACCTTGTTGATAGCATTTCCAAATGCATTGTTGTAGTGATTGAGAGTTGCATTCAGCTGTGCCTTGCTCCGTGTAGCAAGAATCCGAATTACCTCTTCATCATTATACTTCTTGTCTGAGATCTTCTCGTTAAGAATCTTAGCCTCTGATTTTGCCAAAGTCATATTTACCTCATTTCCTTCATAGCGGAATGTGCTCACAAGAGGAACCAAAAGCTGCAAAGAATCTTGAGAGTTAGAACGAAACAAGAAAACGTATCATGGTACGCAATCGCATTACAGTAGAAAGACTTGCAATGCTAAGAAGTGAATCAAGTTTTTTTGTCAAGTTGGAGCAAGAACAAGTAAATTAAGCAGGCTATAGTCTAAACCTTGCGGTAATCTCCGGTTGTGTGATGTGCAACATCTTCCTCAAGGGACTTCTTGTAACGTGCATGGTAGGCCTGCTTCACAGCAATTAGTTCAAGTGAAGATCTAGTACATGCGATTTCCATGAGAGTCCAGTTGCTTGAAGTTAACTTCTTAGTCGCCTCATTAGCCAAATATGCATCACGCTCTGCAGGGGTCAATGTCCATAGCAGCACAGCCCGCTGTTTTTTGAAgcaaacaaacacaaacacacaaAAGCTGATGAAAAACTAAGACCATAGTGTACAAATCAACCAAAACAAGTCTGATGCATAAAACAACCAGGTGAAATATGAAGAAAACTTAAGAAACATCACAAATCTGACCTCAAAATCACTTGAAAGTTCTTTATCCAGTGCCTTCAGAAGGTCTTCTCCATAAGTTGAAGCATAGACTTCTCTAATTTGCTTGCGTTGCTCAGCATTTCTGTGAGCCAAGATCGAGATGATCAAAGCTTCGTTCGTGCCCCATCCTGCAAACATGCTCCTAATTAGTGATCCTCAAGACATAGAAGCAACAATACAGATCAAACAGATGCAATATTAATATAGCACTAGAATATAAGCACAAAAGAGCACGATGAGGATGACACTAAATTTTAGATCCAAACAgcaacaaagagaaaaatacaATCAACAGAGTGAATATAGGCTTTGAAATCATCAAAACTCAGATTTTTAATCTCAAAGTGACAAACAATTGATTTTGGCAGTTCTACAGGTTTAAAGGTCCAAAATTTACAGAAAGACTCcatttaaaactcaaatcaacagtaaaaaacacacaaaaaaaaagacCTTCACAAAAGCAAGATTACACAGATCCAACAACAACATATAAAGTTATGAACAGTAGATGATCCAAAAACTTGTTCAAAGTTAAACAAAGAACCGATCAGGATCCTACATTATTGACTTGAAAGATCATCAAGAAAAAACcaacacaaacataaaaaaaggcAGTGATGTACATTGTACTAACAACAAATGGATGAACAAACATGAAACAAAAAGATCAAACcccataaaaaaaatgaaaccagAAAGAAATAGGAGCAAAAGGGTGatgaaaaaaaacctttaaaagcTTTCTGGAGTTGCTCAGCATCCTCGGCTGCAGAGGGAATCTGGGATGGAACTTTGATGGTGGCCATCGTCGTTGTAGTTGTGTGTTGGTGGAGAAAAGAAAACGTTTCAGGTGATGAAGAGGTATGAGGCATTCAGTCATTCTTATAGCGGATAAGTGTAGTCCTTGCGTGGATAATGTCGTGAAATTACGGTAAAGCCGCAAAGTATTAGTTTTTTACTACCAAATAAAACGAGTAATAATTTATGGCTATCTCgtgtttattgtatttttaatataaaaattacttaattatataataatatattatttaaataattatttaattaaaatttaaattaactatatataaatttattataaagtataaaataatattatttataattatttttgtatttaatcaaataatttaaataatatatatcatatgattaaaaattattttattttaatttaaaattattcaattatgtgataatatattatttaaatattttaaataatacacctaaatatatttagtttatataaaaaataatattacatacatctaatttttatattgaatggagtatttattctaataatattttattttaatttaaaattatttaattatataataatataattttttataaatttaaattaacatatataataatacagaTAGTTTTATGATAAACCTGACgagttataatttaaaaataaaataagtttaaattaatattttattaagtgTAGATAATTGTATAATATGTACATGCAATTGAGACTTGGATGTACATCCGAATGCCACGTGCTAATTATAGAAAGAAACAGTTGGTGAATCAGCAGCAAAGGCTGTCGTTtgttgtcatttccttttttgtcCTCTTAACATTTTCATCGCTTTCACACATGTGTGGGCTCCACCTCTGTTGTCGTCTTCCTTGGGATTatccattttcttttacttcGTCGGTAAGGAGTAATTTTGGAGGAAAGTGGGTGAGCCAGAGTTTTCTTGTTTTGTGTTTGATGGTATCCAGATTCCAGTTTAAGTATCGTTAAGGATGGATGATTTGGTTTAAGtaacaagataaattatttgagtCTGAGATCGTTGATTTGAGTTAGCCTTTGTCCAAGATCCAAATTAATCTAAACTAAGTATTAATTGGCTCCAGTTCGAAAAAATAATAactgatttgaatttaattggataaattataatattatatttaaaattgaaagtaaaattttatgagtttaTTATGGTTATAATGAACTTGAGTTTAATAATAATCAAGTTAAGTTAACttgatttaacttatttaaagcTCTAATTTATGTCACATATGAAatactaattttataaatatgaacaaggtatttgtataataatggacaatattttttcaaacctataatcaattttaataaagagtaagaaaatttaatttttgcaaaactaaaattataaactcaacGACTTCACTGGGGATCGAACCCAGAATCTCTGGTTCCGTAGACCAGCGCCTTATCCATTGGGCCATGAAGTCCCCTCtgttagatattttttaattttttcttgaaaactGCTATTAAAATCTGAGtcttaatgaaaatttaactactcataagtgagtatttgagattttcaaagttaaagggggatACTTGAAAAAACagcaatccttgggtgggaaattgtcctttggccatCATCAATTCCAAA from Mangifera indica cultivar Alphonso chromosome 16, CATAS_Mindica_2.1, whole genome shotgun sequence includes the following:
- the LOC123199028 gene encoding uncharacterized protein LOC123199028 → NKRKKKGQELEHVEYNASEEASHVNFRSADVVRSSSVGIRRTRLRYLFSSHQLSDGISKVLFGGQITDEEAQSLNKKKPCSGYKLKEINGSGIFAANGENGGSESDSANHNKTGVHIYQQALNGISQISFSVEETVTPKKPTSMPEVAKQRELSGTLQSEADLKNKKQISEAKFKEISGHDTFSPAPEIQPRSLAAARSLESKENKGMGEPAPRNVHTSVKVSNPAGGQSNILFSEEPVIQTTKKIHNQKFQELTGTDIFKRDVPPGSAEKPLSTAKLREMSGSNIFADGKVESRDYFGGVCKPPGGESSISLV
- the LOC123198548 gene encoding annexin D2-like, which translates into the protein MPHTSSSPETFSFLHQHTTTTTMATIKVPSQIPSAAEDAEQLQKAFKGWGTNEALIISILAHRNAEQRKQIREVYASTYGEDLLKALDKELSSDFERAVLLWTLTPAERDAYLANEATKKLTSSNWTLMEIACTRSSLELIAVKQAYHARYKKSLEEDVAHHTTGDYRKLLVPLVSTFRYEGNEVNMTLAKSEAKILNEKISDKKYNDEEVIRILATRSKAQLNATLNHYNNAFGNAINKNLKADPNDEFLKLLRATIKCLTCPEKYFEKVLRRAINKLGTDEWALTRVVTTRAEVDMQRIKEEYHKRNSVTLEKAIVGDTSGDYEKILLALIGHGDA